The Rhizobium leguminosarum DNA segment AACAAGTTCAAGGCCAGCGGGGGAACCAGCATAAGCCCGGAGATGGCGGCCCTCCTGCTTGCCGTCGTTGTGAACAGCGCATCCTTCATCGCCGAGATAGTCCGCGGCGCGATCGACGCTCTTCCGAAGGCCCAGTGGGAAGCAGCGGGGTCGCTCAGCCTCAGCCGGCGCGACACCGTCAACGACATCGTCCTTCCTCAGGTATTCCGTGTCGTTCTCCCCTCCTTCGGCAACCAGTATATCAGCCTGACCAAGAACACCGCGCTCGGGATCGCGGTCGGATATCCGGATCTGTTCAACATCTACGGGACGATCGCCAATCAGACCGGTCACAGCCTCGAAGGCATCATCATCGTCATGGCGTCCTACCTGATCCTCAGCTGGATCATTAGTTCGGCCGTGTATTGGGCGAACCGCCGTCTCAACCCAATCGGAGTGTCGCGATGATCACCATCTCCATAAAGTGGACCCGTCATAACCTCTTTGGAAAGCCATTCGACGTCGCCCTCTCGCTGCTGGTCATTCCAGGCGTTCTCTGGCTCGCCTATTCCATCTTTGACTGGGCGCTCACCACGGCAAGGTGGGACATCATCGCAGCGAGCCTGCGGGTGTTGATGATCGGCGTATTCCCCGCCGATCAGGCGTGGCGCGCATGGACGGCTTCGGCGATCATCGGAGCGATCCTCGGCGCCGGCCTCGGCTGCGTGTTTTCGTTCAAGCCTCACCACGGTCTCGTACTCGTTCTCGTGCCGTTACTGCTTTTGATCGTCGATCATGGCGATCTGGGCAATGCACTGCCTGCCGCAGGCGTCGTCGCCGCGACCGTGCTGGGCTGGGTGCTGACGTCCTACCTGCCACTGTCCAGGAAGGTGATACCTGCCGCGGCGTTCACCGGCTTCATCGTCGTTGTGGCGGTCATGGCCCCTCCAGGCGTGGGGCTCTGGGGCGGACTTCTTCTCAGCGTCCTCCTGACGCTCGTGACTTCGGTCCTGTCCCTGCCGGTCGGCATCCTGCTCGCGTTCGGACGGCAGAGCCGGCTCTCAAGCCTGCGGATCATTTGCACCTGGTACATCGAGGTCATGCGGTCGGTCCCGCTCATCCTCGTCGTCTATTGGATCTGGATCCTCATGCCGGTCCTTGCGCCGCAGTGGGAACTGGCCGACGTCGCGCGCGGCATGATCGGCTTCACGATCTTCTACTCCGCCTACGTCGCCGAATACGTGCGAAGCGGCCTTCAGGCGGTTCCCCGCGCTCAGAGCGAGGCGGCCAGGTCTCTCGGCATGAGCGAATTCGACATCAACCGCTCGATCGTTCTGCCACAGGCGCTCCGGGTCGTGGTCGCTCCGCTGGTCGGCAACGTGCTCGACATCTTCAACTCCGCACCACTCGTCTTCATCATCGGGCTCACGGATTTTCTCCGCGCAGGGCAGATGATCCTGGCGAACCCGCAATATGGCGACCGGACCTTCGAAGTCCTCTCGTTCCTGCTCATCACCTATTTCCTGGTCGGCTCGATGATCACCTATGCCGCAAGAAAGCTCGAAGACCATATGGCAACGAGCACCCGGTGAGCCGATCCAACACGGAGACATCACGATGAACGCCATCGTCGAAATGAAAAGCATGAACAAGTTCTACGGCGCTCACCATGTGCTGAAGGACATCGATCTCGCCGTCACACGCGGTGAAGTCATGGTCATCCTCGGGGCCAGCGGCTCAGGAAAGCCGACCCTGATCCGCTGCGTCAACGGCCTCGAAATGTACCAGAACGGCAGCCTCGTCGTGGACGGCTACGAAATGCCCGTCGAGGCGGACCGGAAGCTTGGCGGAGAACGCGAGCTCGCGGCGATCCGCAAGGGCGTCGGCATGGTATTTCAACAGTTCGGTCTGTTCCCGCACAAGAGCGTGCTGGACAATATCACCATCGCGCCGATGCGGGTCCGCAAGAAGTCGCGGGAAGAAGCCGAAGCGACCGCGATAAAGCTTCTCGACCGCGTCGGCCTCAAGGCGCACGCCGACAAATATCCGGGTCAGCTATCCGGCGGCCAGCAGCAACGCGTGGCTATTGCGCGCTCGCTCGCCATGGAGCCGCATCTGATGCTTTTCGACGAGCCCACCAGCGCCCTGGATCCGGAAATGGTCGGCGAAGTCCTCGATGTCATGCGGGAGCTGGCCGCCGAAGGCATGACGATGATGGTCGTGACCCATGAAATGGGCTTTGCAAGAGAGGTCGCCGACCGCGTCGTCTACATCGACCAAGGTTCGATCATCGAGGTCGGGAAGCCGGACGAGTTCTTCGACAATCCGAAAAACGACCGGGCTCGCTCCTTCCTCGCACGCGTCCTGAAACACTGACCGCAGCAGAGCAGCGGCGCACGAAGCAATGGAAATCCATATGAACACGATACTGCCCGCCGAACCCGCTCGGGACGATGTTCTTGCAGGCCGACCCACCCTCTGGCTCAATCCTGCCTATCGGAAACAGGCGATCGACACCTCAGACCTGCCGGTTTCGCCGACCGACGTGCACAGAGCGCGGCTGAACTGGCAACGCCTGGCGCCGCTTCTTGCCGCGTGCTTTCCGGAACTGACGGATTCGGACGGCGAAATCCGCTCCGAACTGGTGGAGCTCAAGGAGCTGCGCGAGGCGCTCGGCTATCGAGAGAGAGAGTTTGGCAAGGTCTTCATCAAGGCCGACAGCCACCTGCCGGTCGCCGGTTCGATCAAGGCTCGAGGTGGCGTCTATGAGGTTTTCCTGTTTGCCGAGGGCCTCGCCCGTCAGGCCGGACTGCTCGGCGACGGTGAAGACATTCGGAAGCTGGCAGCGGAAGAGGCCCGCTCGTTATTCTCCGGCTACACCGTGGCGGTGGGCAGCACCGGTAATCTGGGCTTGAGCGTCGGCATCGCCGCGCGCGCGCTCGGCTTCAAAGCCACGGTTCACATGTCTTCCGACGCCAAGGCCTGGAAGGTCGAGCGCCTCCGGCGGCTGGGAGTTGACGTCATCCAGCACGAGGCGGACTACACGAGTGCGGTCGAAAGCGCCCGCGAAATCGCTGACGGCGACCCAACGATCTATTTCGTCGACGACGAGCAGTCTCGGCACCTGTTCCTCGGCTACAGCGCAGCGGCGTCGGAGCTGGCAGCGCAGCTCGACGAGCGTGGGATGACCATCGACGAGGAGAACCCGCTTTTCCTCTACCTGCCCTGCGGTATCGGTGGGGCGCCGGGCGGCGTTGCCTTCGGTGCCAAAGCGATCTTCGGCGACAACGTGCACGCGTTCTTCGTCGAGCCGGTTCAGTCGCCCTGCGCCCTCGTCCATATGATGTCGGGTTCGCAGGAGCTGGTATCGGTCTACGACGTCGGCCTGACGAACAAGACCGAAGCCGATGGCATGGCCGTCGCCCGCATGTCGGCCTTCGTCGCCACGGTGATGCGTGAGATGCTCGCCGGCGTCTACACGGCCGCCGACGACGATCTGTTCAAGCTGCTTCGAATGGCGTGGATCACCCAAAGGCAGAAGCTTGAGCCCTCGGCGGCGGCCGCCCTGCTCGGCCCGGACTTCCTTTTGCGCCACGAGGAAGGTCGGCGGTTCCAAACCCTACACGGCATCGAGGAGAAGATGTCGCGGGCGACGCACATCCTCTGGACGACAGGCGGTTCGTTCGTTCCGGAGGAGCAGTTCCAAAACTTCCTTCGTCAGGCGGAAGCCATCGCTTAGTCCCACCCTCCGAATAGTGCCACCGGCGCGGTCGGGAACGATCCGCGCCGGTCGACCTGATACCAGCTGTCTCTGTTTTTTAGGCATGTCGTTGGCGCAAAACCGCTGCACAGTCTCGCGCGACGGGCTCTAGAAGCGACGCGGGGCATCCGGTTTGTTTCCAACAATTGTGTCGATCCGGTCCAGCACGTCAGGCGTCATCTTGTGCCTGTGCGAAAGCGCCGCGAGATTGTCCTGCAACTGGCTGGCGCGCGAGGCGCCGAGAATGACGGTGGAGACATTGCGATTGGCAAGGCACCACAACAAAGCGAGATGGGTGATCGATATGCCGATCTCGTCGGCGAGCTTTGCGAGCTCACCAACTTGTCTGAGCTGAACGCGGCCGGCATCGCTGGACCACTTCTCCTTCAGCCATTCGTAGCCCGGCAGGTTCATACGGCTGTCAGCCGGCACACCATTGTTGTATTTGCCGGTCAGGACGCCGGAGGCGAGCGGCGACCAGATCGTGGTGCCGAGACCGATCAGGTCATAGAGCGGCAAATATTCGGATTCGACCTTCTGGCGTTCGAAGATGTTGTACTGCGGCTGCTCCATGGTCGGCGGCGTGATGCGCAAGTCGCGAGCCACGGCGTAGGCTTCGGTCAATTGCTGCGCCGACCATTCCGACGTCCCCCAGTAGAGCACCTTGCCCTGGGCGACGAGATCGTGCATCGCCCGCACCGTTTCCTCGACTGGCGTGTCGATATCCGGGCGATGGCAGAAATAGAGGTCGAGGTAATCGACCTGAAGCCTCTTCAAAGCGGCATGGCAGGCATCGGTCACGTGCTTGCGCGACAGGCCACGCTGCGTCGGCTTCTGGCCGCCCCAGAAAACCTTGCTCGAGACGACGAAGCTGTCGCGGCTCCAGCCCAGCGATCTGAGCGCCTCGCCCATGACGATTTCAGACTTGCCGCTTTCGTAGCCTTCGGCATTGTCGAAGAAGTTCACCCCGTTGTCATAGGCAAGCCTCATGAGGTCGACGGCGTCGCCTCCATTGACCTGCTTGCCGAATGTGACCCATGAGCCGAAGGAGAACTCGCTCACCTGCAGACCCGACTTTCCCAAACGACGATATTGCATCATACAGCTCCCGAAAAATGTGCCGGCCCGTCGCCGGCGTCGCGCGATCGATCGACGACCGACTCGCCTAATCTATGGCATGCGCGACGATATGCGAGGAGCGGAAAGAAAAAGGGCGCTCGACGACATCAGCCGGAGCGCCCGTAGCATGCGGTCGACGACGTTTGCGGCGGAGGTCGACAGCAGCAACGGCAGATGACGAGATTCGGAACGGATTGGCAACGTGCGAGTGGATCAGCGACGTTATCGCCCGCTGATCATCCACCTGTTATCCACAGCTTATCCACAGGCGCGGCGGCGACGACCGCAGCAACTTCAATGACATTCGCCCGGCGGCAAACCGCACCTCGCAAACGCCATGTGACTGTTGAATGACACTGCGCTTTTGTTTGTCTGCGTGGATATAAACCGCGACCCGGCTCAGCTAGATTCAATTCTCTTCCCGACCGTGGCGGCGGGCGCCGGGAGGAAGTGGGCGGTGGGCAACATGAGGGCCCGCCGCCCTCTTTTCATTCAGGCGGTGCGCGAACTCCTGTAGACCGAGACGCCCAGCTCCCTGATCTTCTTGCGCAAGGTGTTGCGGTTGAGGCCGAGAAGATCGGCTGCCTTGATCTGGTTGCCGCGCGTTGCCGTGAGCGCAGCGAGGATCAGCGGATATTCCATTTCCGTCAGCACGCGGTCATAGAGGCCGGGCGGCGGCAGGTTGTCACCGAAGCCGGAGAAATAGGTGCGCATGTTCTCCTCGACGGCTTGCGCGATCGTCATCGAGCCATTGCGGATCGGCCCCTTGTCGATCGGGCTGTCGGGCACATCGGAGCGCAACTCGGCGTCGATGATCTCGCGGGTGATGACATCCTGCGGATAGAGCGCCATCAGACGGCGGATGAGATTTTCCAGTTCGCGGACGTTGCCCGGCCAGGCATAGGCCTTCATCAGTTCCAGCGCTTCCTGATCGAAGCGCTTGGAGCCAAGACCTTCCTTTTCGGCCTGCTGGATGAAATGGCGCACCAGATCGGGAATGTCCTCGGCGCGGTCGCGCAGCGGCGGCAGACGCAGCGGCACTACATTGAGGCGGTAATAGAGGTCCTCGCGGAACAGGCCCTGGTTGATCGCCTGCTTCAGGTCCTTGTTGGTGGCGGCAACGATGCGCACGTCGGTGCGGATCGGCGTGCGGCCGCCGACGGTGGTGTATTCGCCCTGCTGCAGCACGCGCAATAGCCGTGTCTGGGCATCCATCGGCATGTCGCCGATTTCGTCGAGGAAGAGCGTGCCGCCTTCGGCCTGCTCGAAGCGGCCCGTCGAGCGGGTCTGCGCACCGGTGAAGGCGCCCTTCTCATGGCCGAACAGTTCCGATTCGATCAGATCGCGCGGGATCGCCGCCATGTTGATCGCAACGAACGGGCCGTTGCGGCGCTTGCCGTAGTCATGCAGGGCGCGGGCGACGAGCTCCTTGCCGGTGCCGGATTCGCCGGTGATCATCAGCGTCAGGTCCGTCTGCATCAGGCGGGCGAGCACGCGATAGATTTCCTGCATCGCCGCCGAACGGCCGACGAGCGGCATGCCGTCCTGCATATCGTCTTCGAGCTTGGCCGGCTTGCGCTTCGGCTCGGCGAGCGCACGACCAATGATGCCGATCAACTCGGTGAGATCGAAGGGCTTCGGCAGATAGTCGTAAGCGCCCTTTTCCGAGGCCTTGATGGCGGTCATGAAGGTGTTCTGCGCGCTCATGACAAGAACGGGCAGGTCGGGACGCGCCTTCTTGATGCGCGGCAGCAGGTCGAAGGCGTTTTCGTCGGGCATCACAACATCGGTGACGACGAGGTCGCCCTCACCCGCCGAAATCCAGCGCCAGAGGGTAGCGGCGTTGGAGGTGATGCGAACGTCATAACCGGCGCGGCTCAAAGCCTGGTTGAGCACGGTCCGGATGGCCGCATCATCATCTGCAACGAGGATCGTGGCTGTCATCGAGAAGGTCCTGTCGAGCTTGCGGAAGAGGCGTCCTCGAGCGAGGCGTCCTTGGACGCCGGCATGAGAACGCGGAATGTCGTGCGGCTGTTCTGGCTGTCGCATTCGATGATGCCGCCATGATTGCCGATGATCTTGGCGACCAGCGCCAGGCCGAGGCCGCTGCCGTTCGGCTTGGTGGTGATGAAGGGATCGAAGAGATGCGGCAACAGATCGGCGGGAACGCCGGGGCCATTGTCGTGAACGCAGAATTCCAGCGGCAGCGAGATCTTCTCGCGCGTGCCGGCAACCGAAAGACGGATGCCGGGACGATAGGCCGTCGTCAGCATGATCTCGCCCTCCGGCCGGTCGCCGACCGCTTCGGCGGCGTTTTTCACCAGATTGAGGAAGACCTGGACGAGCTGATCGCGATTGGCATAGACCGCCGGCAGCGACGGGTCGTAGCTCTCGGTGACGCGGATGTTGCGGGCAAAGCCGGCTTTGGCAACGGCCTTCACATGATCGAGCACGGAATGAATGTTGACCGGCATGCGGTCGACAGGGCGTTCGTCGGAAAAGACTTCCATGCGATCGACCAGCGAGACGATGCGATCGGTCTCGTCGCAGATCAGCCGAGTCAGCGCCCGGTCGTCATCGACCGCCGACTGTTCAAGCAGCTGGGCAGCACCGCGTATGCCGGAGAGCGGATTCTTGATTTCATGCGCCAGCATCGAGGCGAGACCAGTGACCGAGCGGGCAGCGGCGCGATGCGTCAGCTGCCGGTCGATCTTGTCGGCCATCGAGCGTTCCTGAAAGACGATGACGACGGCGCCGGGCTCGCTGAGCACCGGGGCGACGTAAAGATCGACGAGCTTGTCCTGGCCGAGGCGGGGCGAGCTCAGGTCGACGCGATATTCGTTGACCGGCGCCTTGCGCTCACGCACCTGGTCGATCAGGGCGAGCAGCGGGCTGCCGAAGGGAATGAAGGTCGAGATGCGGTAACGCGCCAGATGCGAGGCACTGGCGCCGAAGAAGGCCTCCGCCTCCCAATTGGCGAAAACCACGAAACCGGATTCGTCGACCATGACGACAGGGTTCTGGATGGCGTTGAGCACAGCCATGGCGACGGTTCCGCCGGCGTGATCGGGCGCAGAAATCGTATCCTTCGTCATGCCGCCTCCCGGCTGTCGACAACACCCGATGCCAATGCCTCGTAAAGGCGCGCGGCCACCTCGCGCGGATCACGCGATGTCATGATCGCCGCCTTCTCGCTGCCGGCGAGATCAGGGGCGAAACGCTGGAGATACCAGCCAAGGTGCTTGCGGGCATGGCGGATTGCCACCGCCTCTCCATAGAAATTCAGCATCATCGCGTAATGTTCGACGGCGACATCGGCGATCTCCTGTCGGTGCGGCTCGGCGGCTCCGGCAAGGACGCCGGCATGCCAAGGCCTGCCCTGGCAGCCCCTGCCGATCATGACGGCATCGGCGCCGGAGCGGCGCAGTATTTCCTGCGCGTCCTTAGCGGTTTCGACATCACCATTGGCGATCAGCGGAATGGAGATCGCCTTGCGGACGGCGCGGATCGCATCCCAATCGGCACGACCTTCATAAAACTGCATCCGGGTGCGCCCATGAATAGTGACCAATTGGATACCGGCCGCCTCGGCGCGGCGCGCAATCTCGGGTGCGTTGATCGAATTTTCGTCCCAGCCGAGGCGCATCTTCAGCGTCACCGGAATGTCGACGGCCTTGACCGTCGCCTCGATCAGGCCAAGCGCATGATCGGGATCGCGCATCAGCGCCGAGCCGGAATAACCGCCGATTACCTTCTTTGCCGGGCAGCCCATGTTGATGTCGATGATATCGGCGCCGTGATCGGCAGCGATCTTCGCCGCCTCCGCCATCCAGTGCGCCTCTCGGCCGGCGAGCTGCACCATGTGCGGCCGGAAGCCGGCGGCCTTGAGCCGCGACCAGGATTCGGCGGTGTCATTGACCAGTTCGCGGCTCGCCACCATTTCGGTGACGACGAGGCCGGCGCCGAAGCGCCAGGCGAGCTCGCGGAAGGGCATGTCCGTGACGCCGGACATCGGTGCCAGCACGACGCGGTTCCGCACGGAGACGTCTCCTACTCGGAAAGGCGCTGCGAGGTCCTTGGAAATCAAATGATTATCTTTCGGGCACACTGTGGAACTGCATGATTTTTAGCCATTGTTCCCCGGCTTGCCAAGGGGGCTGAGATCGAAATCGATATTTTTCGGGCAGATGCTGGAAAAGGCCAAAGCAAGACGTTAGAGCACTCGGGTCAATTCCGCATATTTTAGGGGATTTATGCTGCAAATGCCTTCTAAGCAACCGATATCGGCTGGAATTGTCATCGTTGCCGCCGGCCGCGGCGAGCGTGCAGGCTCCTCCAAGGAAGGCCCCAAGCAATATCGCATGATCGGCGGCAAGCCGGTTATCGCCCATACGCTTGAAAACTTCGTGACATGGGAAGCGGCAACGCAGATCGTCGTTGTCATTCATCCGGATGACGAGGCACTGTTTGCGAGAGCCTTTCGTCATATCATCTCGGCAACGCCGATCGAAACGGTGCATGGCGGCGCGACTAGGCAGCAATCCGTGCTGGCCGGGCTCAGGCACCTCAAGGACAAGCAAATCAGCCATGCGCTGATCCACGATGCCGTGCGGCCGTTCTTCGACCACGTGCTTCTCGACCGCATTGCCGAGAGCCTTGGCGACGGCGCGCAGGCGGTGCTGCCGGCGATCCCGGTCACCGACACGCTGAAACGCGCCGACAGCGCCGGCACCGTGCTGACGACGGTTTCGCGCGAGCACCTCTACGCCGCGCAGACGCCGCAATCCTTCGTCTTCGAAACGATTCTCGACGCGCATGAGAAGGCGGCGGCGAGCGGGCGAAGCGATTTCACCGACGATGCCTCGATCGCCGAATGGCTGGGTGTTCCGGTGACGATCGTCGCGGGCACGCCCGATAACGTCAAGCTGACCGTAAAGAAGGATATCGCCATGGCCGACGACAAGCTGTCAACGTCACTGCTTCCCGATGTGCGCACCGGCAATGGTTACGATGTACACCAGCTTGAAGCGGGCGATGGCGTCACGCTCTGCGGCGTGTTCATTCCACATGACCAGAAGCTCAAAGGGCACTCGGATGCCGACGTCGCCCTGCATGCGCTGACGGACGCGCTGCTTGCCACCTGCGGCGCCGGCGATATCGGCGATCATTTCCCGCCTTCCGACCCGCAATGGAAGGGTGCAGCGTCGCGGATTTTCATCGAGCATGCCGCCCGGATCGTGCGCGAGCACGGCGGCACGATCATGAATGCCGATGTCTCGCTGATCGCCGAGGCACCGAAAGTCGGTCCGCATCGCCAAGCCATGCGGGCGAAACTGTCGGACTATCTCGGCATCGATATCGAGCGCTGCTCGGTCAAGGCGACCACCAACGAGACGATCGGCTTCGTCGGCCGGCGCGAAGGCATCGCGGCGATCGCCACGGCGACCGTGGTTTATCGCGGGAGGAAATGATGGGCCTCTTTCCCAAGGATATTCTGTCGGCGGCCGAGGCGATCATCCGTGACTTCACGGCCGCCGGGCTGATGGTGTCGACCGCCGAATCCTGCACCGGCGGATTGATCGCCGGTGCGCTGACCGAGATATCGGGCTCCTCGGCCGTCGTCGACCGCGGCTTCGTCACCTATACCAATACCGCGAAGATCGAGCTGCTCGGGGTGCAGGCGGAAACGCTGCTGCGCTTAGGGGCGGTGTCGGAGGAAACGGCGCGGCAGATGGTGCATGGCGCCCTCTTCCGCTCGCGCGCCGATATCGCCGTTGCCGTCACCGGCATTGCCGGCCCCGGCGGCGGATCGGCGGAAAAACCCGTCGGCCTCGTGCATCTCGCCGCCAAGTCACGCGCCGGCGCGCTCATCCATCGAAAGATGCTCTATGGCGATATCGGCCGCAGCGAGGTTCGGCTGGCAACGGTCCGGACGGCGCTGGAGATGGCGCGCTCGCTCCTCGCCGGCTGACGACAGTTCGGCAGTCGCCCCGTCAGGCCGTCGTGTAGATCCGGTTTGCCCTGGTCTCGAAGGCTTCGGTGAACATGCGGAAGGCGCGGTCGAACATCGAGCCCATCAATGCCCCAAGGATGCGGCTCTTGAACTCGTAGTCGATAAAGAAATCGACGGTGCAGCCGCCGGTCGGCGTCTCGGCGAAATGCCAGCGATTGTCGAGATATCTGAACGGACCATCGATATATTTGACCTCGATGACGTGCTCGGCCCGGTTCAGCAGCACCTGGGTCGTGAAGGTCTCGCGAATCGCCTTGTAGCCGACCGTCATGTCGGCGACGAGCAGGATCTTGCCGTCACGCTCCTTGCGGCTCCGGATGGCGAGCGCCTCGCAGAGCGGCAGAAATTCCGGATAGCGCTCGACATCGGCAACGAGGTCAAACATCTGTTCGGGCGTGTGCGGGACGGGACGATGGGTTTCGAATTGCGGCATAGGCGGCAATTAAGCGGGCCGGCCGAGAAGATCAAGAAGCTCGCGCATCTGACGACGGGATTTTAGTTGGAACACGGGCACGTCGGAGGCGCGAATATCTCGTCGCAAGCGCGATTCCGGGATGCCCAGTTTCGTTCTCAGCGCCCATACCACATGCGCGAGAGCA contains these protein-coding regions:
- a CDS encoding amino acid ABC transporter permease codes for the protein MITISIKWTRHNLFGKPFDVALSLLVIPGVLWLAYSIFDWALTTARWDIIAASLRVLMIGVFPADQAWRAWTASAIIGAILGAGLGCVFSFKPHHGLVLVLVPLLLLIVDHGDLGNALPAAGVVAATVLGWVLTSYLPLSRKVIPAAAFTGFIVVVAVMAPPGVGLWGGLLLSVLLTLVTSVLSLPVGILLAFGRQSRLSSLRIICTWYIEVMRSVPLILVVYWIWILMPVLAPQWELADVARGMIGFTIFYSAYVAEYVRSGLQAVPRAQSEAARSLGMSEFDINRSIVLPQALRVVVAPLVGNVLDIFNSAPLVFIIGLTDFLRAGQMILANPQYGDRTFEVLSFLLITYFLVGSMITYAARKLEDHMATSTR
- a CDS encoding amino acid ABC transporter ATP-binding protein, which gives rise to MNAIVEMKSMNKFYGAHHVLKDIDLAVTRGEVMVILGASGSGKPTLIRCVNGLEMYQNGSLVVDGYEMPVEADRKLGGERELAAIRKGVGMVFQQFGLFPHKSVLDNITIAPMRVRKKSREEAEATAIKLLDRVGLKAHADKYPGQLSGGQQQRVAIARSLAMEPHLMLFDEPTSALDPEMVGEVLDVMRELAAEGMTMMVVTHEMGFAREVADRVVYIDQGSIIEVGKPDEFFDNPKNDRARSFLARVLKH
- a CDS encoding D-serine ammonia-lyase, whose product is MNTILPAEPARDDVLAGRPTLWLNPAYRKQAIDTSDLPVSPTDVHRARLNWQRLAPLLAACFPELTDSDGEIRSELVELKELREALGYREREFGKVFIKADSHLPVAGSIKARGGVYEVFLFAEGLARQAGLLGDGEDIRKLAAEEARSLFSGYTVAVGSTGNLGLSVGIAARALGFKATVHMSSDAKAWKVERLRRLGVDVIQHEADYTSAVESAREIADGDPTIYFVDDEQSRHLFLGYSAAASELAAQLDERGMTIDEENPLFLYLPCGIGGAPGGVAFGAKAIFGDNVHAFFVEPVQSPCALVHMMSGSQELVSVYDVGLTNKTEADGMAVARMSAFVATVMREMLAGVYTAADDDLFKLLRMAWITQRQKLEPSAAAALLGPDFLLRHEEGRRFQTLHGIEEKMSRATHILWTTGGSFVPEEQFQNFLRQAEAIA
- a CDS encoding potassium channel beta subunit family protein, which codes for MQYRRLGKSGLQVSEFSFGSWVTFGKQVNGGDAVDLMRLAYDNGVNFFDNAEGYESGKSEIVMGEALRSLGWSRDSFVVSSKVFWGGQKPTQRGLSRKHVTDACHAALKRLQVDYLDLYFCHRPDIDTPVEETVRAMHDLVAQGKVLYWGTSEWSAQQLTEAYAVARDLRITPPTMEQPQYNIFERQKVESEYLPLYDLIGLGTTIWSPLASGVLTGKYNNGVPADSRMNLPGYEWLKEKWSSDAGRVQLRQVGELAKLADEIGISITHLALLWCLANRNVSTVILGASRASQLQDNLAALSHRHKMTPDVLDRIDTIVGNKPDAPRRF
- the ntrC gene encoding nitrogen regulation protein NR(I), whose translation is MTATILVADDDAAIRTVLNQALSRAGYDVRITSNAATLWRWISAGEGDLVVTDVVMPDENAFDLLPRIKKARPDLPVLVMSAQNTFMTAIKASEKGAYDYLPKPFDLTELIGIIGRALAEPKRKPAKLEDDMQDGMPLVGRSAAMQEIYRVLARLMQTDLTLMITGESGTGKELVARALHDYGKRRNGPFVAINMAAIPRDLIESELFGHEKGAFTGAQTRSTGRFEQAEGGTLFLDEIGDMPMDAQTRLLRVLQQGEYTTVGGRTPIRTDVRIVAATNKDLKQAINQGLFREDLYYRLNVVPLRLPPLRDRAEDIPDLVRHFIQQAEKEGLGSKRFDQEALELMKAYAWPGNVRELENLIRRLMALYPQDVITREIIDAELRSDVPDSPIDKGPIRNGSMTIAQAVEENMRTYFSGFGDNLPPPGLYDRVLTEMEYPLILAALTATRGNQIKAADLLGLNRNTLRKKIRELGVSVYRSSRTA
- a CDS encoding two-component system sensor histidine kinase NtrB; this translates as MTKDTISAPDHAGGTVAMAVLNAIQNPVVMVDESGFVVFANWEAEAFFGASASHLARYRISTFIPFGSPLLALIDQVRERKAPVNEYRVDLSSPRLGQDKLVDLYVAPVLSEPGAVVIVFQERSMADKIDRQLTHRAAARSVTGLASMLAHEIKNPLSGIRGAAQLLEQSAVDDDRALTRLICDETDRIVSLVDRMEVFSDERPVDRMPVNIHSVLDHVKAVAKAGFARNIRVTESYDPSLPAVYANRDQLVQVFLNLVKNAAEAVGDRPEGEIMLTTAYRPGIRLSVAGTREKISLPLEFCVHDNGPGVPADLLPHLFDPFITTKPNGSGLGLALVAKIIGNHGGIIECDSQNSRTTFRVLMPASKDASLEDASSASSTGPSR
- the dusB gene encoding tRNA dihydrouridine synthase DusB, producing the protein MCPKDNHLISKDLAAPFRVGDVSVRNRVVLAPMSGVTDMPFRELAWRFGAGLVVTEMVASRELVNDTAESWSRLKAAGFRPHMVQLAGREAHWMAEAAKIAADHGADIIDINMGCPAKKVIGGYSGSALMRDPDHALGLIEATVKAVDIPVTLKMRLGWDENSINAPEIARRAEAAGIQLVTIHGRTRMQFYEGRADWDAIRAVRKAISIPLIANGDVETAKDAQEILRRSGADAVMIGRGCQGRPWHAGVLAGAAEPHRQEIADVAVEHYAMMLNFYGEAVAIRHARKHLGWYLQRFAPDLAGSEKAAIMTSRDPREVAARLYEALASGVVDSREAA
- a CDS encoding bifunctional 2-C-methyl-D-erythritol 4-phosphate cytidylyltransferase/2-C-methyl-D-erythritol 2,4-cyclodiphosphate synthase, which translates into the protein MLQMPSKQPISAGIVIVAAGRGERAGSSKEGPKQYRMIGGKPVIAHTLENFVTWEAATQIVVVIHPDDEALFARAFRHIISATPIETVHGGATRQQSVLAGLRHLKDKQISHALIHDAVRPFFDHVLLDRIAESLGDGAQAVLPAIPVTDTLKRADSAGTVLTTVSREHLYAAQTPQSFVFETILDAHEKAAASGRSDFTDDASIAEWLGVPVTIVAGTPDNVKLTVKKDIAMADDKLSTSLLPDVRTGNGYDVHQLEAGDGVTLCGVFIPHDQKLKGHSDADVALHALTDALLATCGAGDIGDHFPPSDPQWKGAASRIFIEHAARIVREHGGTIMNADVSLIAEAPKVGPHRQAMRAKLSDYLGIDIERCSVKATTNETIGFVGRREGIAAIATATVVYRGRK
- a CDS encoding CinA family protein — translated: MMGLFPKDILSAAEAIIRDFTAAGLMVSTAESCTGGLIAGALTEISGSSAVVDRGFVTYTNTAKIELLGVQAETLLRLGAVSEETARQMVHGALFRSRADIAVAVTGIAGPGGGSAEKPVGLVHLAAKSRAGALIHRKMLYGDIGRSEVRLATVRTALEMARSLLAG
- a CDS encoding type II toxin-antitoxin system RatA family toxin, translating into MPQFETHRPVPHTPEQMFDLVADVERYPEFLPLCEALAIRSRKERDGKILLVADMTVGYKAIRETFTTQVLLNRAEHVIEVKYIDGPFRYLDNRWHFAETPTGGCTVDFFIDYEFKSRILGALMGSMFDRAFRMFTEAFETRANRIYTTA